The Desertibacillus haloalkaliphilus DNA window GTGTTGATGTGGATGCCGAGCGTTTCAACGAATGGTTCTTGGCACAAGTGCAACAAATGAATGCTTAAATAAAATAGTAAAACTTGTATATATAGAGGAGAATGGAAAAATGGCTCAAAAGAAGATGATTTTGGACTTGGATGCAGGTGTTGATGACGCCTTGGCTTTGGCCTATGCATTGGCGACGCCTGATGCAGATTTGATCGGAATCACATCATCATACGGAAACAACGTACAAGACATTACGTCTGTAAACAGCTTGAAGTTGTTGGAGTTGTTGGGTGCAACGGATGTGCCAGTCTTCCGTGGTGTGGACCACTCATTGAACACGGATAGTTTTGAGGCAATGCAAGTCTCAAAGGACATCCACGGTGACAATGGTAT harbors:
- a CDS encoding nucleoside hydrolase encodes the protein MVLGTSATNECLNKIVKLVYIEENGKMAQKKMILDLDAGVDDALALAYALATPDADLIGITSSYGNNVQDITSVNSLKLLELLGATDVPVFRGVDHSLNTDSFEAMQVSKDIHGDNG